The Armatimonadia bacterium genome has a segment encoding these proteins:
- a CDS encoding ABC transporter substrate-binding protein, giving the protein MRRYLPHLLLAVFLLLVLICGCSKTGGPAEPLEPTPTTEGPGAGENAAAAPGASELRLAVVPKGTAHVFWKTVEAGARAAGKEEGAQIEWNGPAKETDVTGQISILEDAIAKSVSAIVMAACDAKALIPVVQKARAKGIPVITIDSGIDSKDALSFVATDNVAGAKQGAEKLAELMGKKGEVGVIPFIKGAATSDMREQGFLAGLKAFPEIRVASTLYSQSDAAVGMKVAEDMLTANPNLTGLFAANEPGVVGAANVIRQRNLTGKVKLVGFDASEPEIAALKEGVVQALVVQNPFKMGYEGVKLAVKALKGEKVDERVDTGVTVVTKDNMNDPEIQKILNPLGDAAK; this is encoded by the coding sequence ATGCGTCGCTACCTTCCTCATCTGCTGCTAGCGGTCTTCTTGCTCCTGGTCCTGATCTGTGGCTGCTCAAAGACAGGTGGCCCCGCAGAGCCCCTGGAGCCGACGCCCACTACCGAAGGGCCCGGTGCAGGCGAGAACGCTGCTGCCGCCCCGGGAGCCTCAGAATTGCGCCTTGCCGTCGTCCCCAAGGGAACCGCTCACGTGTTCTGGAAGACCGTCGAAGCCGGCGCACGCGCTGCAGGCAAGGAAGAGGGCGCACAGATCGAGTGGAACGGCCCGGCGAAGGAGACCGACGTCACCGGGCAGATCTCCATCCTCGAGGACGCCATCGCCAAGAGCGTTAGCGCCATCGTCATGGCCGCCTGCGATGCCAAGGCCCTCATTCCGGTCGTTCAGAAGGCCCGGGCCAAGGGCATCCCGGTCATCACCATCGACTCGGGCATCGACTCCAAGGACGCCCTCAGCTTCGTCGCTACCGACAACGTCGCCGGGGCCAAGCAGGGCGCCGAGAAGCTCGCCGAGTTGATGGGCAAGAAGGGTGAGGTCGGCGTCATCCCCTTCATCAAGGGCGCAGCCACCTCGGACATGCGCGAGCAGGGCTTCCTCGCCGGCCTCAAGGCCTTCCCGGAGATCAGGGTCGCCAGCACCCTCTACTCGCAAAGCGACGCCGCAGTCGGCATGAAGGTGGCCGAGGACATGCTCACGGCCAATCCGAATCTGACCGGCCTTTTCGCCGCCAATGAACCAGGTGTCGTTGGTGCGGCGAACGTGATCCGGCAGCGGAATCTGACCGGCAAGGTCAAGCTGGTCGGCTTCGACGCCTCCGAGCCCGAGATCGCCGCCCTCAAGGAAGGCGTGGTGCAGGCCCTGGTGGTGCAGAACCCCTTCAAGATGGGCTACGAGGGCGTCAAGCTCGCGGTCAAGGCCCTCAAGGGGGAGAAGGTTGACGAACGCGTCGACACCGGCGTGACCGTCGTCACCAAGGACAACATGAACGACCCGGAGATCCAGAAGATACTGAACCCCCTTGGCGACGCTGCGAAGTAG
- a CDS encoding glycoside hydrolase family 172 protein, which translates to MLDGLATLREGHSKRISSWDTSGRNADRWTIEAGETRTLADIAGAGTIRHLWFTIACEDPLYLRKCILRMYWDGQDFPSVEAPVGDFFGVGHSKVSSFSCAVLNMSANPGRDDHAAMNCYFPMPFAKGARITVENQCEVPVRSWYFYIDYDELDEIPADQARFHAHWRRNNPCVPPTHQGDDPQVNLTDADNYLILETAGRGHYVGCNLSVHNLYGGWWGEGDDMFMIDGTKWPPDLHGTGSEDYFSHAWGMQLDNAYLYNGVSYHHGQKQGFNERITVYRYHLCEPVIFHDSIRVSIEHGHANDRCDDYSSTAYWYQTLPGKPFDPFPGVEERLPRPDVVVQPVNLPIPVTGYKRSGSPIDPNL; encoded by the coding sequence ATGCTTGACGGTCTTGCCACGCTACGAGAGGGCCACAGCAAGCGCATTTCGAGTTGGGACACATCCGGGCGTAACGCCGACCGCTGGACCATCGAGGCCGGTGAGACCAGGACGCTGGCGGACATCGCGGGTGCGGGCACGATCCGGCACCTCTGGTTCACAATCGCCTGCGAGGACCCGCTGTACCTGCGCAAGTGCATTCTGAGGATGTACTGGGACGGGCAGGACTTCCCGAGCGTCGAAGCGCCGGTGGGCGACTTCTTCGGCGTCGGCCACTCGAAGGTCAGCTCCTTCTCCTGCGCGGTGCTGAACATGTCGGCGAATCCCGGTCGGGACGACCATGCGGCCATGAACTGCTACTTCCCGATGCCCTTCGCGAAGGGCGCCCGGATCACGGTTGAGAACCAGTGTGAAGTGCCGGTGCGGTCGTGGTACTTCTACATCGACTATGACGAACTCGACGAGATTCCGGCCGATCAAGCCCGGTTCCATGCTCACTGGCGGCGGAACAATCCGTGCGTTCCTCCCACGCACCAGGGCGACGACCCGCAGGTGAACCTCACCGACGCCGACAACTACCTGATACTGGAGACCGCCGGGCGCGGGCACTATGTTGGATGCAATCTCAGCGTCCACAACCTGTACGGTGGATGGTGGGGCGAAGGCGACGACATGTTCATGATCGACGGGACGAAGTGGCCGCCGGACCTCCACGGAACGGGCAGCGAGGACTACTTCAGCCACGCCTGGGGGATGCAACTCGACAACGCCTACCTGTACAACGGCGTCAGCTACCATCACGGTCAGAAGCAGGGCTTCAACGAACGCATCACCGTCTATCGCTACCACCTCTGCGAGCCGGTGATCTTCCACGACAGTATCCGCGTGAGCATTGAGCACGGTCACGCCAACGACCGCTGCGACGACTACTCGAGCACCGCCTACTGGTACCAGACGCTCCCGGGCAAGCCCTTCGATCCGTTCCCCGGAGTCGAGGAACGCCTGCCGCGTCCCGATGTGGTGGTTCAGCCGGTCAACCTGCCGATTCCCGTGACCGGGTACAAACGCAGCGGGTCACCGATCGATCCGAACCTGTAG